TATGAATCATCAACCGCTAGCAAAAATTTGCTTTGCCACATAGTGAACCTAAGTTTTACAATGGGGAGCTTCCAGATCATAGAAGAAAGACCTCTAGTGCATGAACAACAAACCTGACAGATCGAGATTTACAAACATAGAGTTTTGCTTATGGAGGGGAGTCCAGACTCATGTATCTTTTGATTATATCCTCCTGTGAGAAGTCGGTGAAATACCCCTTCCCCACAGACAAACCCTCCTCCCTTGCAAGTCGCTCAACTTCGAGCTGAACATCGTTTGCTCCAACTTTACTTGGATCAACAATGCCACTTCAATGATACCATCACCGTGAGTGAGTGCCATGGCTTTTCCGCCTCTTCTTCCACTCACTCGTTTTGCAATTCTTCGGATAGTGGCTATATCACTAGAATATAGAGGGACATTGTAGTTATCTACCCATCGAGTTGCTCCAATCACAATGACCCCTTTTCCTTGGGCTGCTTGAGGTGGACCTTCGTCTGGCTTCAGGGGCAAGAACTGTGAATTTGGACCACCTATCCACAGGTTTCCACTTGCATTAGGCTTGAAATACCCCAactctcttctaattgaatcgAGTGTCCTACCATCTTCATGGGCCACTCCATACAGAAAAGCAGGTACTGCAGGTTTAGAAGAGCGTTAGACCTGAAGCAGATTAATGAAAACAGTATGGAGAAATTGCGGTCTCTTCAAGTGCTATGGAGACCAAAGGACTTTCCAATGAAGTACATGCGGCTATACCAGGGAATATGAAGATAGCATCAGATGCCAATGCAAAAAATGCCAGACCAAAATCTTTCCGATTTGTTGCCTGTAAATAATTGTTTCATTTTAGCAAGCCATCAAATGAGAGTTCACAAACCTTGAAGACCAGAGCCAATGTCAACTGCCAAGGACCTTGCAATGGTGGCCACTTGGTCCAGAGAAGTCTGACCCAAGGGATGAAAGCAGATGTGGTCAACAACCCCAAGCCTAGGATGACTTCCGCTATGCGACTCAAGGTCAATCGCATCAAATGCAGCCTTAACCATTGCTAATACAGCACTTCTCAAAGGACATGAATCTGAGGGCGACTTCTGAGCCAATCTAGACACAACTGTGTAGCCAACCCTATTGTAGATTTCATCTTCGAACTTGTTGAGCACTGCTGCTTCTGGAAATTGTTTAGCTGCTCGTTCAATCACCTCAAGTGCAGACCTGTTTCGGCTTTCAGAGATGTATACCTTGCAGCAGGCAAGCATCATTTTTAACATCTCTGGTAGCTTCACTCGCATTCAAAAGCTGAAACAGATAAAACCAGATGATGAAACGCCGCCCCCATTAGCAATGGTGGCTCTCTTGTTGGTGACCACATACTTATAATCCATTCCATACTTACAAACTCAGTGGAGCAGAGTGCTGGAGCAGAATCAACCAAAACTCAGCATGAACTTACCAAAAGCACTGAAGCCTGAAACGCATCGTGTTTACAAATTCAGTTCCTAAATACTAAACATTAAGAGTCTTCGCTGGCTTTTCTTCAAACATAGATAGCGCAAGTACCCCAGATAATTCATGATTAGCTAAACCGGTCATTCAGTGACTAAACTTTCCGAATTCATGACAATGGCAATACCCGTTAATGCAACTCAATACAGATTCTTTCCACAGagcaaaatctaaatatttcgGAGTAAATCAACATTGCTGACCGGCAAAGAAACAGAACTTCAAAATTTCCTCTTCGACTCAAATCACATAACTTTTCCCATAACAAGGACAGACCATTGTCGAAAATCGACACGATCAACACGAAAATACCCGGAATTCAGAATCTTTTTCATTGATTTCCCCACAGAATGATGAGAAAAGCACATTCATTCTCATGCGACAAGGAGAAGCCAACCAACGTGAGCAGGTATCAAGAATAACTCATCCATTACACAAACTCCCTAACATCTTTAATGAAGACGACCTCAGGGGGCTTCGAATTACCAGAAAGTATCAACCTTTGAGAGCCGAGAGGCCATCCAAACACGGCCACAACCAAAGCTTTCAAAACTCCACATCCTCATTATCCACGCCCTTTAAATACCCCCtgttttccaattttgcccCCAGGCTCGCGCGCACGGCCCTGGACTTCAACCGCAGATCCCCCACCATCTCCTGCACCAGCTCGTCCTCCGGCTCCGTCGTCGGGTGCCCGTCCAGCAGCGCCTCCATCGTCCGCACGCTCTTCTGGACCCGGGCCGAGTACCGGGTCGGATCGGCCCGGATGGCCGAGCCCCGTACCCCGACGCAGCCGCGGTAAAGCCCGACCTCCTCGCCGGTCTCGAAGCCCGTCTTGAGGCCCACCTGGCGGCCCTCCTCCCTGCCGGCGGCGACCCCGTGGCGGTGGCCGTCGCTGTAGCCTTCCCGGAAGTGAGCTTCCTCGAGGTCGAGGGACGAGTCCAAAATGTCGGAGCTGGTGTCGGCGGGTTCGGGTCGGACGTCCGTGCTGCGATCGGATGGAGCTTTCCCTTCGCGACCGTTCGACGGAGACGCCGTCGAACTCGAACCTCGATGTCATCAAGCCCGAAAGGCCTTATTCAATTAAGCGGCTGTCGATCGTAAAAATATCTTTGATCAAATGACATATACAATGGAATCTtaccattttcaattttaccaatttactTTCAAACCTTTACGCATCCTTCCTAaaaaatttcactaaaaatcATTAACGTAACAACCTAATTACTATCCAACCTCCTATGCAATGCACCGctacatcaataattttttaacgaAAAATAGCTAAAAGGACTATATTGAGAATTCGTACAAagatttaaaacttaattgataaaattgaaaagtttaatctATAAAATAAGTTAGAGCTGCTTagacaattttcaaaaaatctatttatgtgGACAATGAATGCCACAATTATTTCACTAGAGAGGTGTGCAAAATGGACTGTTCGAATTAAGAACCACCTGAATTGAGGCCGACTGAACTGACTGAGTCAGTTTGGTTCTTGCAAATGTCGGTTTGATTCCTAGTTCCTAAAAGTGGGACTAGTGTCCGATGGTCCGATTCTCAATTTCAAAGGGGAATTAggtattttttttgttcttatgttttcaaaaaaattgtggGTTTAGTTTATTGTGCCGAGGTAACAGAAACCTATAATTGAAATATAATATTTGTCTCGAGCTCCGAATTTATTATTGATCATCATTTGGATATAAGATGTCCTAATGgaaatacgaaaaaaaaaagttggttcCACTAGATTGGAATTAGAATTGGATCGAACAAAGACCGATCACTCCTTGTGAACAACCTTTCACCAAATGGTaatattttgtatttctttttttgatgaaatttgttCAAAGGTTTTTCAATCAGCAATTCGATTGGAGAAGCAGCAAGGATGAAGaccaataaatttaaaaatagaatagtTTAAATGTTGGAAACTGAAATTAAactaatattaatataataataaaaatatattggaAATTTGTTCTTGATAATTGTGGATCCTCCAAAGTAGTTAGGCAATGTCTTTTATAATCTACCAAACACAATTGCCATAAGCAGTCAATACCCTAAAGGAGGTTCCTACGACATTTCCATAACTTTAGGCTCCTTGTTCGAAGGTCGACCTTATTTGCAAGCGGTTACAACTTGTAAAGTACCCTAAATTAACCGTTCATTGGTATCTTTGTTTTTAAGCAAGCATGTCAATTTTCCGCTTTATCCGACACTTAGCCAAATGGATATTAATATTGGCTGTATCTTGGGTTTGTTATCGTAACAATGTGCTCGTCCACTAGATGTCACCGTGCATCAATAATTGTATTTTATGATCATCTATAGTTATCCATAAGTTCTTTCAAGATCGAAAACTTACTGATGATCATATTAGTCTCATTGTTGAGCTCTATATCcacttaaattgattttatgtcAATTATAATGAGTTGGCTATTTTCTAGTGTAAGCATCAGAATTGATTAAGTCTTGTCGGGTGCTTCATATAGTTATTTCATTTTATCATCACccactttactttttttctttttctggtgaTAAGTAGCTCCTACTTTATCACCTATTGAACCGAATTAAAGTCTatgggaggaaaagaaagaagagcattTTGATTTGCATTTGATGTCGCCCTGATTCCGCTAGCCAATTGGCAGATTGATTACCTTCTTGAAAGACAAGTTGTATTACTATCCAATTCATCTATTGATTTGTTTGgctatttttcatatttctatgttgaggtaaatttaaaatattggaATAATCATCATGTTCTTTCTTCTCGATTTAAGATGCatttattcaatgaaaaatgaacaatttaaaaTATATCAAGATATGTTTAAAGTGTCGACAGTGAATTGAGCGCTTAACATCGCGTTAAtgtgaagaaagggaaaagaaaaaaataaaaaggaacgGTGACATTATCAAAATCAAACGCGAGGCCGACCGTTAATGAGACCGAGAAATTCTCCCTAATCCCGAACATGGGTTTTGCATTCCCGTGTCTAGTGCACGAAATGTCAACTACATTCGtgaaatttcattcaaattttctgacaatttaaaaaaaataaaattcaccgTTACCTTTAAAggacaaaaacataaaaaaagaaaaagaaaaaaatgatgatgattttgCAAAACAAGTTGGATTTTTCTTGGTCCAAAAACTCCAGCTTTAAATGCGCAAGTACAAGTAGGTTAGATTAGATTGGTCTATTAAATTACTGCGATCCGGCTTGattctttccttaatttttgCTAATGTCCTTGTCAGATCTAGTTGGCTACGCTGTGCATGCTAGGGCAGGTAGGAAGCAAGCGAGTGACCTTTTGGAATTAGAAGAAATCGTTTCTTCTTTGCAAGAAAAGGCGAAGGTTGCTTCTTCATTTCGTCAGGGACACTTTAATTTATCATTGatgttaaaaattgatttttatatcaGTGACTAAAAGTGTACTCCTTAATTTAACATGATTCTCACTGGAGCATTCGATTTCTCACGCTCCCTTCATgcattatgttttttttcccaTGATGGTTCGAACAATGCGTTGTAAGGATTAAGTAattttgattccattttctaCAAacttaatattgaaaaatatgtgATTGTATGACTTGTATATTCCTTATTCTTTTAAGAGTTTGTATTgttttcatcaagaaaaaatgatGTGAATCCAAGTATTATTGTATTATTTACTTTACAAATGAAGTAAATTGCGAGTTTATGATAAAAATCAGTGCTTGAGAATTGTATAACTTCTCTATTTCTACTTAATCACTTCAGAAGTGCACTAGATGTATTTGGAATCGAAATTTTTCATTAAGGGCTTACACGATAACCCAAATTAGGTGCTGAAAATTCAACACTTGATTAAACTAATAACTTTAAATGAAATTGActtaaattattcaattaagtCGAAAATCTATGTGGCAATTAATAGTTAGAATCTTGTTAaacatattttaaaaacttacaTAATAACCTTTATTTTCTATGCTTGATCAGGGATTAATATTAGTCATTTATAACTTTGTAGTTACCGGTTACCACCAACATTTGAGCATATCAAAGTGTCAAACTAGAAAGTGGAAAGagacaaccaaaaaaaataaaataataaataaataaaactgtataagaaattaaaaatggaGATTGGGAAAACGCAAAAAGCTAAGCAAAAAGTATTCCAACCTGTCCAGAATCGGCGCTCTGGACACAGTTCCCATGCATCCTCTTCAATCTCACCTCcctctagagagagaaatttctagagagagagagagaggttgcagTTGCATCATGCATGTTCCATTTCAATCTTTGACATCATAAGCAACCAAAGATCTCTACTCCTAGACACGCCATACGACCCTCCTCCACACACGCTctccctcctttcttcttctaaCCCTCGAGCTCTCCAAGACTCCATTTTTGTGCTctgaaagtagagagagagagagatggggtcGGGGTCTTTCAAGGGCAACCTTGGAGGAGCGCAGAGAGGGCGGCCGTACGGGATGATGCTGCTTCTGGCATTCGGGGCTGCTCTCATCGGGGTCATGGCCCTTCACAAGCTCCGAGAGAGACGCATCTCCAATCTCCTCCTCAAGGACAAGGACCGTGAGCTCTTCTCTCTCCAACTTCTCTTGcaggtcctctctctctctctctctctctctctgtgtatgTCTCTCTTTCGGGTGACCTTCATGTGTTCGAACTGGCGATCTGCATGCATGACGCCTCTGAACCCATCGCCCGCATAAATTTCGTTGCTTTAGAATTTTCGCGGTCTTAGCAGTTACGGTAGGAAAAAGAAGTTTTTAAATCGTCTTGATGGTCAAGAAGTCGAAGAACCAGCTCCTACAAGCAGCTTCCATGTCCTCTgtcctccgttttttttttctcatcctGTTCTTGTTCCAGAAGTGCTCGACCCAAGAGATTTACATGCCAACAACTGattgtaattttgtaattttgtaattttctggTTTTAAGGTTTTCAGCTTTGCAATAATTTTCTGTTTTCCTGGCTGGCCTTTTCACGTTCCAATTAGTATAAATTGCTTCCGATTGTTGATGAGCTTGACTGCTGATGATTGTCCTGAAGCCTGACTGTTCCATCAAAATTTTACCATGTGTAGCGAGAAAGAGACCACAACAccgaaatgaaaaggaaatttgaagGGATGAAAGAGAAGATGTATGCCTTCAGGACGCAAAAGATGGAGCTGGATAGTGCGGTCCTCGAGATGCAGTCTACAGTCGGCTCGCTGAAGGATGAGATGCGAGCGATGGAGTCGGCACTTCAAGAAAAGGACAACGAACTCAAAATGCTGCGTGAAAAAAATATGGAGGCGAGCCAAAAAGATCCTGAGGAAGTTTCTTTGAGAGAGATCTTGAAGCTGAAGGAAGCAGAAATTGAGGATTTGAAGCAGCGTCTTGAAAAACAGGTCAACATTGGCTCAGCCAGCTCCAATGACCCGTCGAGTCTGCCTGGGAATTCCAGTTTGCAAGCAGGCGAGGTGCAGAAGGATGAAACAAGCAATGCGGGTGCCAATGAAAAGGGCGAGCTAGCAAGCGAATCAAACAGGACTTCCTTGATCAAGAGCAAAATTGAAGTCCTGGATGGCGAAGTTGCATCAAGATCTGATGAGGGTTCTGAAGGCAGACTGGGTTCTGCTGAGAAGATAGGAGTGACAGAGATGGAGAGGTTGCGGGGGAAGGGAGATAGCTCAGGTGAACATCAAAAGCAAGAACAAGTTGCCAGTGAAGGGAATGGGATAGAGAACCGTAGAGAAGATATTGATGGTCTCCAAGACGAGCGAAAATCCGATACTGGAGAGGGAACGAACACTCCAAATGAGAGAAGCACATCACACGGTGCAGATGAGGTCTCGAGaaatatgaatgaaaatggtgatgCGGAGACCGTCAATGTGAAGGAAAGTCCAGAAGAGAGTGGAGTAGGCAAGGGTGGTATGAAGttggaaaattcggaaaattcTCACGGCAATGAATCGGACTCTGTTGTTACAGGAAAGCAAGGCGGCCTATATGTGAgtaagaaaaggggaaagaaatgGAGGATGCTTGCGAGAAATAGGAGGCTGGAGAACAAggggaacagaaaaagaagactCATTGGAGATGCGAAAGAAATCAAACAATACCGGAGTGAAATAGAAAACCAGTTGGAGAGCACCGAAAGGAACCAGCAAACTGTTACCCACTTGAGAAGAGATGAATCTGAGCAGAGAGAAGAACAAGGGAGGAAAGAAAATCGAGATCAAGTTGAAATCAAGAGTGTACCAGCAGACTCAAGTGAAGACACAGTAAACGGAGGAGAGGAAAGCGACAGGAGTG
Above is a window of Eucalyptus grandis isolate ANBG69807.140 chromosome 9, ASM1654582v1, whole genome shotgun sequence DNA encoding:
- the LOC104424862 gene encoding formimidoyltransferase-cyclodeaminase; translation: MLKMMLACCKVYISESRNRSALEVIERAAKQFPEAAVLNKFEDEIYNRVGYTVVSRLAQKSPSDSCPLRSAVLAMVKAAFDAIDLESHSGSHPRLGVVDHICFHPLGQTSLDQVATIARSLAVDIGSGLQVPAFLYGVAHEDGRTLDSIRRELGYFKPNASGNLWIGGPNSQFLPLKPDEGPPQAAQGKGVIVIGATRWVDNYNVPLYSSDIATIRRIAKRVSGRRGGKAMALTHGDGIIEVALLIQVKLEQTMFSSKLSDLQGRRVCLWGRGISPTSHRRI
- the LOC120288527 gene encoding protein LTO1 homolog; the protein is MRKGSSSTASPSNGREGKAPSDRSTDVRPEPADTSSDILDSSLDLEEAHFREGYSDGHRHGVAAGREEGRQVGLKTGFETGEEVGLYRGCVGVRGSAIRADPTRYSARVQKSVRTMEALLDGHPTTEPEDELVQEMVGDLRLKSRAVRASLGAKLENRGYLKGVDNEDVEF
- the LOC104424859 gene encoding myosin-16; protein product: MGSGSFKGNLGGAQRGRPYGMMLLLAFGAALIGVMALHKLRERRISNLLLKDKDRELFSLQLLLQRERDHNTEMKRKFEGMKEKMYAFRTQKMELDSAVLEMQSTVGSLKDEMRAMESALQEKDNELKMLREKNMEASQKDPEEVSLREILKLKEAEIEDLKQRLEKQVNIGSASSNDPSSLPGNSSLQAGEVQKDETSNAGANEKGELASESNRTSLIKSKIEVLDGEVASRSDEGSEGRLGSAEKIGVTEMERLRGKGDSSGEHQKQEQVASEGNGIENRREDIDGLQDERKSDTGEGTNTPNERSTSHGADEVSRNMNENGDAETVNVKESPEESGVGKGGMKLENSENSHGNESDSVVTGKQGGLYVSKKRGKKWRMLARNRRLENKGNRKRRLIGDAKEIKQYRSEIENQLESTERNQQTVTHLRRDESEQREEQGRKENRDQVEIKSVPADSSEDTVNGGEESDRSGGSIGKDSNFSDAKLIESESTENKGDVEGSGMSGGEKGPLKNEEEEMKSGNSLTNGEVSTNSASQGKANNITNEGAEQEANVEIRRQEDQGANAALETTEVETGGAGLAADKERLAADKEKVRYRIEERRHSEDDDSKESKADGAGRDLSQQTDDSSSENNDEYKVETDDSGF